Genomic window (Neodiprion lecontei isolate iyNeoLeco1 chromosome 7, iyNeoLeco1.1, whole genome shotgun sequence):
CAACGCCGCGTTACGGCGAGCGTTCCagtattacaatatttcagtGTACCACCGCATAGTTGTAATACGTGAAACGGGTGAACCAAACGTCAAAACGCGCACGGAAAGAAGttcgtaattttttacttGGGTGACAGCAAGGCTATAAGGTTTCCAATAGATAATTGCCCGGTTGGAAATTATCGACGAAAAAAATCAGGCATAATGTCGGTTCATCGATACACCCACGCTGTTGTGTGCAGAATTCCTCTTTCGTTGAGAACTCGCGGCGAAGTAACGCTCGACGAAGCTAGAAAACAACACGAGACCTTCGTACGTGTGCTGCGGGACCTCGGACTTGACGTTGTCGAACTTCCACCCGATGAGGGATCACCGCTCTGTGCCTTCGTCGAGGATCTCGCCGTCGTCTGCAATGGCATTGCTTTAATCGCTCGTCCTAATGAACCTTCTCGCACGAAAGAGGTATGGAATATGATAAAACTCAAGTTTATACCTGTATCATCTTGTGCTGTTGCCCCAAGACTTGCATGCACCTTTTCACCGTATTGCAATACTGGGATATTATATTTGTATCTGAGGTCTCGACCTGCCAAGCTTGATTGAAAACTTGATTTGTTCTTCTTAGGAGTGAAAGCAGATCTCTGTTAGTATTACGTAGCTGAAGTTAGCGACAAGTTAGCGACGTTAATGTAACGATGCAATTTCAAGACTTTCTGAACTTTGGTCAACCCTAATAAAGCAGAACGTAGTCATATTTTCCAAACTCAactctttcaaatttattcttaaattattttctcgatcaatgtttcgttatgcCGACGTTACTTATGCTCGTCTAATATCTGAACTTTTGTCGTTCAAGCTTGATAAATCACAACTTCAAGCACGTGTAATTTTCATATAACATAAACATATTGCGTTATCATGTAATACATGTaagaattttaatattttcaattttgcattACAAAAGCTTCGAACATCTTTCAGAGGATATCACAGTACAATTTACGCATAGATATACAATTCATCCTGTAATCCGAAGTATGTACTAACaggaaaatttcaatcaatgtCTTAATAGACCATCTATTAATTACTTGTTACCCGTTACACATCATAGACACAGAATACTCTAGATAACTCACAGTATtccataaaaatatttctaactTGGCATTCATGTAACACGTTACTGCAATACGTTTGTAACTAGTCTTTTACATTTATCTTCATTGCAGAatgtttacaatattttagtattattttcattaaaaaatagtATGATAATTATGACTTTGTCTGTTCTCCTTATTTCGTTTAGTTATAATGATGAATTTGCaacatatgtatatcgtaataattaaaacatgattttttttgttataatattCAAGTTCTCTAGACCAttcttgaaatatatttttctttccaaataAGTAATCAGCAATTCACAATGATATGTTATATGAACAAGTTAGTACAACACAAACTCGTTGAAACTTTTCTCTAAATGAATAACACACACGGCATCATTAAATTTTAGATTGAAACAATTCGAGCTGTTCTAAAAAAAGAACTAGACATCCCTCTTGTGGAGATTGCTGACCAAAATGCCAGGCTGGATGGAGGTGACGTTCTGTTTACAGGTAATGATGATGTAGTTTTCGATGTGTGAAGTTGTGACGCTCAGCATAAATCAGTATCATGTTTATCACCTCATTCGTGTGATGTTTTATTCATAGGACGGGAATTTTTCGTGGGATTATCACAATTCACAAACGAGGCCGGTGCTCGAGCAGTAGCTGCAGCATTCCCAGAGTATCCCTGTGTTCCCATCAAGGTCGGTGTTGACTTACTGAATAACGTGTCATTAACTTAGGATTACATCATACGTTTAAATATAACCGTGATATACGTATCATATTAAGCGACAAATGTTtgtttcactcaatttctCATCTATTCAAGGTGGGTGATGGTGGCGAAGAGGTGATAGTGGAGAGTTTAACCTCAGCCCCACTTCAGGTCGGGATGCGTTAGTGTGGCTCTTAAACATCAAATTTATTCTGAAAGCAAAGCTCGTTATAATTGTTACGGATTCAAAAACACCTGATCTTTGTTGTACGCCATTGCAGAGggattttcatttctttaaacGCATAGTTTGCTTTTCCTAACCTCGAGATATGCATCAGACATAAGTCCAGTGTTGTACAAGATAGTAATAATTACTATTACTTAAATGTCAATAAAATCATCTATATCCAAATTATCTACATAACGCGaaagataattatttatgCAATTATCTTTGTAAAAATGAGATTAGTCACACTTTGGTCTAGATAATCAAGAAGGTAatgataaaaacgaaaattataaatattgaatactGCCAATAACTTTTTTCAGAAAGATGTTTCTATCGGATTAAttgttttcatgaaattcaatCTTGACTCTGAATAGTGTCGCATATGTTTCACTAAGcagtttattttatatttatatcttatataaaaaatattttatactttatatgAAAACAAGATGAAAATGAGCAATAGATTTATATAACTGTAGATGAAAGATGATTTTAGATCACATCATCTCTTTAAGATAAATAATTAGGTTAACTTATTATCTAATATGATTATCATAAAATCAGTTAGATAACGTTCAAGATTGGACATGATGTAACGAAATGGAAATCCTGAAAAACAACCTGTAGTTCGGCACGTCACGCACGCAACATTAAATGCCACGCAATTATGTAATTGATTCAATTATCACTTCACAAAGAGCACAGGCTACATTCATCTGCATACCTTGTTAGCACAGATTTTAGTAGAACGTTTTTTGCTACAGTAACAGTCCAAGCTCATTGTAATCACCTTTTTTGTGTAGCAGCTATAAATTTACGAAATGTGCGCTTTTTATGATATTCGTATACACATATAGAAAAGCTTTTCTGTTTACATATCGCTTCGTACTGTACCACATTATGAACATAAGCAGGAATAGGACAATGTATTGAGCAAAGATATGCTGACCATATTCTTGACTGCTAATGCATAGTTTCTTGATTTGTCACTTAATTAAGAGTAAATCTGAAACAGTTTCATGTACACACGTACAAATGTGGTTAAAACGATGATTCAGACGGCATTTAAACCTATTCAAAACTCGATTCATTCAAAACTGGGAATAATCGTTTAAATAATCCTGATTACTAAAATGGTGGAAaagtaaatttatcaaaattatgcAACAACCCAATCAAAATTGATGAATCGTTCAATATTGTTTACAATCATcttaacaataatatttcgaTAAAGGTTGCAGAGTCGAAGCGTTTAAAAGCTCTAGTTACTATGGCTGGTCCTGACGTTATCTGCGTGGGTGCAGGAAAGGAATCTCAAGAAGTTTTAAAGGTACAAGTACACGCTTATAATTTCTGtaaagaataaatattttttctacaagAATACGTAATAATGACTTTGTTGATATAGCGAATTGAACGAGAGGCAACTTACACTTATCAAACATTGACCGTGCCTGAAGATGCAGCGGCAAATGTTGTTTACGTGAACGGGACTTTGATTCATCGTACAGAGGCCGAAATTCCAAAATCATGCAGGGTTTTTGCTGAAAAGGTTGAGTTTCCTACAAAGTTACTCCAAATATCTGAATTAGCCAAAGTGAGTTCTGGTCTTTCTTCATGTTGCCTATTGGTCCGTAGACCGAGGCACATTCGTAGTATTTAAGCTCCATATGAAACTATGAATTCGCGAATGAGAAGCGAATGAGTTTTCAGACCAGTATAATTATTCAGGAGTATTTCAAGATGAGTGAAACTCATttaaaagataaataaaagaaaaatacactaTTAAAATATAGGCGGTCTGTGAgacctgaaaaaattttaacattctCAATATTATAGAAACTATGGAccttaattaaaattaatcagAGACTTGATATAATGAATAATCGTTACCATCAAACGCAGAGAACACAAAATATTAAGTATATCAgatctataatatatttaatacTAATATATTGATATTGATACGCGATATTGAAGAGTAATATATTCAAATGTCGAACATTTTTACTATAAAGAAAATATTGCATTTATTAATAACAGTACAATGTTATCGTcgatttttaaagattttaactattgtttttatttatatttattaaataagcTTTGCCTGACTCAAATGTATTAACTGACTTAGTGCTTGTACGAAATTTTGCAGGTAAATATTGCATTCTCatcttttaaaaatatttagccggatatttatttgaatcttGATCCAAgcagcttttataccaacattattatattattaatcgtatacattatatttatttttacttgaaTTAAGGGTTGCCATTATTTTTAAGTTCTAAGATTTCCCTCAATCTTGCCTGTTTTTCAGTGCTAATGTTTtagatatcaaaaaatctAACACCCGGTGACCTATTCATCTAAGAAAATTCCCCAACTTTTCCCAGGTTCTCCGAATTTCAGACTGTCTGTCAACCCTGATTCTTTATGCAAGGGAACAATTCACACACTACTGTGATAActattgaaattattattattatttctggaATAAAAATCTCTATCGAGCTGAACATAATTCTTACCAAGTTTTGGTTACCAAGTAATTATCAATAGCGAAAAGTTTCACTCGTATATTGTTATATTGTACAATATTCAAATACACTTAaaactttggaaaaaattttcgtcataTTTTTAGAATCAGATAAAGTAGCTCATCTCATACTTTAAAGATACTGAAGAATCGAAATATAAATCATGTTTCTCCTCAGCAggacagaaatgaaaaagccacaaaattattgatattcaACTTTTACTCTCTTATGACTCTTTACTAGTCACATTAAGTCCTTTTCCTAATGCCCGATCCAACTGAGGATTTGTAGGGTAACTATGTATTTAGATTTAGATATTTGCTATTTAATACTTACGTAATACCAGCACAACGCATACCGTGAAGATGCTTGACACGATCGTACAACAGTTGCAAACTCATACTCCTTATATTTGTGTTTGTATATTTGTTGTCTCCTTTTGCCTTGGTTTAATGCAAAATAAATAgtgttttcaattaaaaaattgtttaataaCCTTCTATCTCCCATGAATTCACACTATatgtaatttaatttgaaGTGTCTCTTACCTGTTTGTTCGAATTACTTACTAAAGGAGAGCTATAGGATTTATATTAGATTTAGTCCAAATCAAATGAAATACTTGCGCGATCTCactataaatttctttttcttattttcattccaacGCAATCAccgtatatttttacaaaacataTTTACAATCTTTTAAAACAAATGTCGTATTTCTTATAAACTTAACGACATTTCAGCATGTCTACACTTACATAATTAACTTTCAGTTGCACAGGTAAGAACACATTGTCACTTTAATTTTTGGTTCGAATACCACAGCAATTTTATCTATTCTGTTGTACGTGTATTTATCACTGTCAACAATCGCCAATTTGCTCAAAAATGAGTTTACCTTTTTAGCAACCGATTACGTTTAGTTCCAAGTTAAATAATATAGCAAGAATTACATGCTTTGGCATTGACGAATCTTAGAAGTGTCTTGAGTGTCCCACCTGAGCCTACATCAAATGTTCTCGGAAACGGAATTCCTGGTGGTCTCATGTACAAAATATGCATTGTCTGTTCCCACTTAACTGGCGATATTATTTGCTTAGGTAAGTACCTAATAATTTGACTCACATTCTTGTATTTCTTTCCATCGACATTCGAATGTACCGATACTTTGGGTTCCTCAAACTCAATTGTCCGGAGAGCTTTCTTAAATATATCCAATGACGGGATCATCAACGAAGTATGGAATGCCCCAGATAACGGAAGTCTCTTCATGTGCCGAAGTCCCATGCTCCTCCCATTAGCTTCTATGTATTTCAACGCCCCTTCGCTACCAGctaatattttcatatcaggATGCAGGAATATTGCAACtctgcaaatgaaaataaatcttcGTACTACAATTTGATAGGTATTCAAATTAAGACAAAAACTTGGCGCATTTTTGTAAGAAAATGATAGATAGATTTGCTCGTGGAACTTATACATTCTTTTTTAGTATTATATCTTCCAAGGAGGTAGGAGCGTTTCTCAACATTTTAGTATGATATATTGATCAGAAAAACttagaatttgaatttcgcgATAGAATGAtgttttttaaacgaaatcTAAATCATCGATGATGTATTCACCCACTTTTGCAGGATAATGTTTAAATTCTAGGACGATATTCTGGTTTTGATTCccaaaaaattatgaatgatATCAAGAAATGCAATCTCTACAGATCTCATTGTAAAgatgaaaatgtaaattacATGTAATACAGTAATGTGAATAAAACAAAGATGGTGATttaagtgaaaatttcattcaaaaaagttaaaattatACAAGCTGACGTTAGTACTGTTGATGTAATGAAAAACTTTGTAAGAAAAACATTATTTCACAAGCCTAGAATTACTTTCAAGGAGTTAATTGTACAAAATACTTAGATTGATGTTCGTAAGATTATTGTAACAATGCATTATCAGAAAATTTCCTAATTTTACTGCGTcggaattgtctgaaatttgtttaaacaCATCGAAGCTGTAAAATGATGATTGTGATTTTAAAGTAATACACACATGATGACGTTAAGCCGCATTATGATTAactgattttcaaataattttaaagttacttaatatcgatttttctccGAAAACCATCGTAGCAttaacgttacgaacttcaacttcaaaattctaatTCGCTACCTGCATTCTGGCGTAGGATCCCCGACATCCATTGCCCAGTTCTTTGCTTTTTGGCATATATCAGACATCTTAGCTGCGGGTGTGTTATGAACGGAAAGCATACCTTGAGGGACCAAATTGGCAGCATCTTGCATTGCAGCAGCTCTGACGCCAACCAGTCTCATGCCATCTTCAAAGGTCATTGCGCCTGAGAATATCAAGGCGGTAATTTCGCCGACACTGTATCCAGCGCAAGCGATGCAAGTGTCTAAGGCCCT
Coding sequences:
- the LOC107225041 gene encoding N(G),N(G)-dimethylarginine dimethylaminohydrolase 1 isoform X1 gives rise to the protein MSVHRYTHAVVCRIPLSLRTRGEVTLDEARKQHETFVRVLRDLGLDVVELPPDEGSPLCAFVEDLAVVCNGIALIARPNEPSRTKEIETIRAVLKKELDIPLVEIADQNARLDGGDVLFTGREFFVGLSQFTNEAGARAVAAAFPEYPCVPIKVGDGGEEVIVESLTSAPLQVAESKRLKALVTMAGPDVICVGAGKESQEVLKRIEREATYTYQTLTVPEDAAANVVYVNGTLIHRTEAEIPKSCRVFAEKVEFPTKLLQISELAKVSSGLSSCCLLVRRPRHIRSI
- the LOC107225041 gene encoding N(G),N(G)-dimethylarginine dimethylaminohydrolase 1 isoform X2 → MSVHRYTHAVVCRIPLSLRTRGEVTLDEARKQHETFVRVLRDLGLDVVELPPDEGSPLCAFVEDLAVVCNGIALIARPNEPSRTKEIETIRAVLKKELDIPLVEIADQNARLDGGDVLFTGREFFVGLSQFTNEAGARAVAAAFPEYPCVPIKVAESKRLKALVTMAGPDVICVGAGKESQEVLKRIEREATYTYQTLTVPEDAAANVVYVNGTLIHRTEAEIPKSCRVFAEKVEFPTKLLQISELAKVSSGLSSCCLLVRRPRHIRSI
- the LOC107225033 gene encoding probable malonyl-CoA-acyl carrier protein transacylase, mitochondrial; this encodes MFPRTCYRAISSRSNLFRLSRCMLSRSLSDKPPCENGDHETTDKKSSEISQLLEGATIYDPAENSGWATSAYPENCIPNVQGQHAERPNINPTETSIILFPGQGNIKVGDVKPYLQYPEAKYLFEIANEALGYNLLKICLEGPQETLNRTEYNQPATVVKSLAALEKLRDDRPRALDTCIACAGYSVGEITALIFSGAMTFEDGMRLVGVRAAAMQDAANLVPQGMLSVHNTPAAKMSDICQKAKNWAMDVGDPTPECRVAIFLHPDMKILAGSEGALKYIEANGRSMGLRHMKRLPLSGAFHTSLMIPSLDIFKKALRTIEFEEPKVSVHSNVDGKKYKNVSQIIRYLPKQIISPVKWEQTMHILYMRPPGIPFPRTFDVGSGGTLKTLLRFVNAKACNSCYII